From Paenibacillus sp. FSL H8-0537:
ATTCCTTGAAAAAGTTAAAACGCAGCGCAAGACTGGTAGAGATGACGCAATACCTGCTAAGTCGCCCACATACGTTAATCTCGCTAACAGCTTTTGCGGACCGCTATCAGTCAGCCAAATCATCGATTAGCGAGGATCTGGCGATCATTAAAGAAGTATTTGAAGAAGAGGGCATTGGCGAGCTTAACACCCTTGCGGGCGCCGCAGGCGGCGTAAAGTTCGCACCGAAGATGCATGCCTCTGATGCACGCGACATTATGAATAATATTTGCCGTCAGCTGGAGCAGCCTGAACGGGTGCTCCCTGGCGGTTATTTGTATATGACGGATATGCTTGGCCAGCCTGAGCTGCTGGCTGATATCGGCCGCATGTTTGCGACCGCTTTTGCCGCGAGGAAAATTGATGTCATTATGACGGTAGAGACGAAGGGCATCCCGCTCGCTTACGCAACGGCTGCCTGCCTGAATCTGCCCGTCGTTATCGTACGCCGAGATAATAAGGTGACGGAAGGCTCTGCGGTTAGCATCAATTACGTCTCTGGCTCTAATAAACGCATTCAGACGATGTCGCTTGCTAGGCGGGCACTTAAGGAGCAGTCCCGCGTGCTTATTATTGATGACTTCATGAAAGCAGGCGGCACCATTCAAGGGATGATGGATCTGCTCTTTGAATTCAAGGCGACCGTTGCCGGCGTTGGCGTCTTTGTAGAATCGGGCGAGGTGGAGCTCGAAGAACGACTGCTTGAAGATTATGTGTCGTTAGCGAAGCTGACGGCCGTAGATTTGAAGACCAAGCAGACGACAGTCATACCAGGCAATTATTTTCGCACAGAATAACGATTATTACTAAAGAAGGGTTGGAATAAATGATGTCACAGCATTTAGAACCGAAGGTTATTGCAACAGATAAGGCGCCTGCCGCTATCGGACCTTATTCACAAGCGATTCAGCTTGGAGGACTTCTTTTTACATCGGGGCAAATTCCGCTTAACGCAGCTGGCGAGCTTGTGACGGGCGATATTACGGTGCAGGCGAACCAAGTATTCCGCAACCTGGAGGCTGTGCTTGCCGAAGCAGGAGCAACACTGCAAAATGTAGTGAAGGCAACTGTCTTTATGAAGGACATGAACCAGTTTGTGGCGATGAATGAAGTGTATGCTTCTTACTTTGGCGACCACAAACCAGCACGTTCCGCAGTAGAAGTAGCAAGGCTTCCGAAGGATGTCCTTGTCGAAATTGAAGTGATTGCAGCGATTCCTGTCGAATAGCGTCAGATAAAATTCAAATAGAAAATTTTTTTAAAAATATGCATGTTTTTTCCAAAATAGGAGAAGGAATTGGCACAAAAATGTGGAATATTACACCAAGTCCCAGATAGGCAAAGGTGGTGAACACAAGTGCAAATTACTGATGTAAGACTCCGCCGTGTCAATTCGGAAGGTCGCATGAAGGCTATTGCTTCCATCACGATTGACAACGAATTCGTCGTTCACGATATCCGTGTAATCGACGGAAACAATGGAATGTTTGTTGCAATGCCGAGCAAGCGTACCCCCGATGGAGAATTCCGAGATATCGCTCATCCGATTTCTTCGACCACTCGGGAGAAAATTCAAGCTGCCGTACTCGCTGAGTACGAGCGCGCTGCAACGGAAGAAGAAGTGGCCATTGAAGAGGGTGCTTAATAGCAGCTTCGTTAAAGGGCAAAAATCAGTATCTGCATGAGGAGATAAGGGGGCCAAGGGGGCTCCCTTTTCTTTTTGCCCAAGATGGGATATATTCTTGTAGATAGATGGATGCGGCAGGCCATATATATAATAGGACAACAAAGATTCAGAGCCTGGTAGAGAAAAGCGGTTTTCATGTTGCAGGCGCTTGTGCTCACTAGACTTTTAACTTGGGAGGAATAGCAATTGAAAGTAATGGCGATTGTGCTTGCAGCAGGTCAAGGCAAGCGGATGAAATCCAAACGATATAAAGTGCTTCATCACGTATGTGGCAAACCGATGGTAGGCCATGTGCTGGATACGGTAAAACAGGCGGCTAGCGAGCGGACGGTTGTCATCGTTGGCCATGGCGCAGAGACGGTTAAAGCTTATTTGGGCGAGCAGGCGGAATATGTGCTGCAGGAACAGCAGCTAGGTACGGGCCATGCGGTGCGTCAAGCTGAAGCGCTGATTGGCGCAGAAGACGGCAAAACGATCGTTATTTGCGGCGATACGCCGCTGGTGCGTGCAGAGACGATTCAGGCGATGC
This genomic window contains:
- the purR gene encoding pur operon repressor, with the translated sequence MKKLKRSARLVEMTQYLLSRPHTLISLTAFADRYQSAKSSISEDLAIIKEVFEEEGIGELNTLAGAAGGVKFAPKMHASDARDIMNNICRQLEQPERVLPGGYLYMTDMLGQPELLADIGRMFATAFAARKIDVIMTVETKGIPLAYATAACLNLPVVIVRRDNKVTEGSAVSINYVSGSNKRIQTMSLARRALKEQSRVLIIDDFMKAGGTIQGMMDLLFEFKATVAGVGVFVESGEVELEERLLEDYVSLAKLTAVDLKTKQTTVIPGNYFRTE
- a CDS encoding RidA family protein — translated: MSQHLEPKVIATDKAPAAIGPYSQAIQLGGLLFTSGQIPLNAAGELVTGDITVQANQVFRNLEAVLAEAGATLQNVVKATVFMKDMNQFVAMNEVYASYFGDHKPARSAVEVARLPKDVLVEIEVIAAIPVE
- the spoVG gene encoding septation regulator SpoVG — protein: MQITDVRLRRVNSEGRMKAIASITIDNEFVVHDIRVIDGNNGMFVAMPSKRTPDGEFRDIAHPISSTTREKIQAAVLAEYERAATEEEVAIEEGA